AAATGGCTTCCGCATAGGAGGTTTGTTTGTCATGCCTGAAATTGATTTCTTGAATAAAAAAACTTTTACCAAAACACCCAGTATGATAAACTTAAGGAAAAGAGCAACGATTGAATCCCCATAGCTATCGGCTAAAGGGACGCGACTTTGTTCACCAAGGTAAAATCGAAATTGATGTAAACGAAAGGGCAGTTTTTATCAGAACTCAAGGCTGCTTTTTCGTTTACACCAACTCCGATTGTTTCCTTAACAGTTTATCAGAAAGCATTTAGGGCGGACAAGCAAAATGGCTTGCCCGTCCTTTTTTTTCTTATCGCTCCTGTTCGTGTCGCTTGGTGCGGCTCTGCGTCTGCTCCGGCTGGTCGGCGCGGAGTGCAACATCCACGCACCTGCGGATTTTTTGAAGCTCGGCAACCTCAGCGCGGGTATCTTTCAGCGTGTCATATTCCGCTTCCCGCTGTGCTTTGAGGGCGGTATATTCTTTCTCCCACGCGGAGATCGGCAGGGTTTTCACGCCCTCCGGCAAATGGGCATGGAGATAGCGGTTTGCCGCGTCCCATAGGGTCAGCTCGGCGCGGTGGGCTTCCTCATACTTATCCCGTTTGTTCGTCCAGCCATTTTTCAACTTTTTCAGTTCGGCATGAATGGGCTTGTACTGCAAATAATTCTCGCCGTACTCCATGAGTTTTTGCAGTTCTTTCATGCGCTGCTCGGCGGTTTTCATTCCCTCCCGGATTGAATAGGCTTTATCACTGACAGAGGAAAGAGAAGCGTCCAGCTCGTCAAGATTAGAGATACCATGCTCGGAAAGATAGTTGACCGCTGCCGCTATGGTTTTCAGTTCATCGGCTGTGTGCTGTTGTTGCCAACGCTGCGAATACTTCCGGCTCTTTTCTCTCTGAACGCTCAAATACTTCATCAACAGATTTGCAAGGTTGGGAGATTGCGGCGGCTGTTCTGGGGCGGTTTCCCGCGCTTTGAACAGGTCGGCAATCCATTCTTTGAGCTTCCCAATCTGCGCCCGGATTTCCCGGATAAGGCGGTTTGCCTTTTTGGATATTTCGGTTCAGTTCGCCTTTCTCGGTGGCTACACCTTTCTTCTCCATTTGACAGGCGGCTACGCCCATATGGACGGTGGGTATCTCGTCAATGCCGCGCTCGGCGTTACTGCGGTGGTCGATACGCTCCGGGCTTCCGGCACGCTCAAGATAGTCGTTTGAAATATCAGCCCATGCCTTGCGCCAAACAAGCGCATTCTCTTGGCTGTTCCAGCCCGTGAGGTCAACCTTATGCGTCTTGTATCTGCCGCTTGGCAAGCGGATACGCTCGCCGTTTTCGTCAAGGTCATATTCCTTTTTGGATTTCGCTGCCCATGTGCCACGCTCGTCAAGGGGGCGCATGGTAAGCATGATATGGCAATGGGGGTTGCCGCTGTCGGTGTCGTGAATGGCATAATCCACGCACATTCCTCTGGAAACAAATTGAGAGGAACAGTATTCCCGGACAAGCCGGATCTGTTCCTCTCTGGATAACTCAATGGGGAGTGCCGCGTCAATCTCTCTGGCAAGCTGGGCGTTCCCGGCTTTCTCGTAAAGCTCCACGCTGTTCCACAAGGCTGAACGGTCAGAGAAAGAGGGCGGGGCATGGGGCGGCAGCATGATTTCTGTATGGACAACGCCGCCTTTGCGAGTGTAGTCATGGGTCATTCCGTCCCATTCGTTTGTCAGCTTTTCGCCGCTTCGGTAGGCGGCTGCGGCAACGGCTGATTTGCCTTTTCCTCGGCTCACAATGCCGATGTTCCAATGGTAAATGGCTATGGGTATCACCTCCCGGATAGGATAATAAAACCCGCAAAAATGGTACAGACGCCAAAGGCGGGTGTACTGTTTTTGTGGGTGTGCAGGGATAGCCGCGAAGCGGCGCAAGGGGTGCAGCCCCTTGTTGCGGCAAAGCCGCCATATCGGAGCGCGGGGAAAGTTCCCTGTGCGGAGATAAGCCCTCGGCAGAGCGCACACGCCCGCAAGGGTGTATAAGTGCGCCCTTGTTACCAAGGGTATTATCCGGCTTCCATCCCCTCGGCGCGTTTTTTCAAATACTCCTGTGCTTCCATACTCTTTGCGATGTGATACAAGAAGTCCTTGCCTTCGTCCTCCGTCATGGTTTTCAGCTCCGGCACGATGCTTTCCATAAAGCCGCCAAACAGGAAAATACGGTGATTGCGCTCCTTGCGTTTCTCGGCGGACAGCTTGCGGTTGAGCATCTTATTTCGGTTTTCGTACTGCTGTAATAGCTTCTGTGTGCGTTCCAGTTCGGCATTACATTCCTCGATGGTAGTCGGTTGTTTTTTCGGCATGGGATAATCCTCCTTTTTCTTTTTAGGGAATAGACAAGAGCAGCCACTTTCAAATGGCTGCTCTTGTCTATTTTTTCTGTGTTTTGTCGGAAGTCCTACCTCTAAAATCGAATTACTCAATTCGTAAAAGCGTATTCAGAGCTACCGCATCTTCGTTGGATATTTCAAAATATCCGTCGCCCCAAATAAAAGTGTTGATGGAAGGGAAGTAATCAATCTCAAATTGGAAACCCCGATTTGTAGTAATGCGGATTAGTCTTTCGCCATTTGACCAAAGATTGTGCGCTTGGTCATAAAGGGTGCTATCAGGTGGAGATGCGTTCTGCACTACTGTATTCCCTTCTTCATCGGTATAAGTGATAGTGTTGTCTTGCGTATTGGATTGCACTTCCTTAAAACGAACATATCCATCTTCTTCACTATAATAGACATCGTCATTGCCAAAGGCATTGTACCACGCCTGTGCAAACCGTTGCTCATTTGCTTCAAGTCCGCTATTCTCTCTACCTTCAAGCATTTTAAGGATATCATTACAAATAGCATCATCTTCAACGGTAAACAAATAGGTAAAATCGTGTGACAAGACTTCCATCTTTTGCAGCGACTCCGGCAGGTCATAGGCATCCAACAGCAAGTCAGAACTTTGTCCAATAGACACTTCGATATTCAGCCATTCAGTCGTATAGAACGCATAACCGCTCGGTGTCTCCACGATACAGATGGAATCAAACTCCGGGTATTTTGCGAAATGATACACCTTACAGCCCACGAGGGCTTCATCGCCACAAGCGTTCACAATACCCATTAACTCACCAAGGTCATGTTCTGTGATTTTATAAGTGTTTTCTTTGGTCAGACCAATCGCATCTACATCAACAAGACCGTAGGTGCGACGCTCGTCAAAACTAATCGGGAAGTAAACCGCCCGTTCATTATCTGTAAGAGTAAATCCAAATGCTTCTGCTTCTTCATCTACCGGTACAACAGGCGGTACTTCGTTGGTCGTACCGAAAAGGCCGCCACTCATTGCTCCAAATACGCCAACTGCTACTAAACAGACGCAAGCTGCCACAGCACCCCACTTCACCCAAACAGGCTTTTTTCTTTGCAGGCAGCTTATCTGCATCTTCAATAAAAGCGGCATCGACAAGCTCCATTTTATCTAAAAATTCATTCCCTTTCATAGAATATAACCCTCCTTTTCAAGATGTTCTCGAAGCTGGTTGCGGCTCCGAAATAGTGTAGCTTTTACTTTGCTTTCGGAATAACCATAGCGTTTGGAAATGTCGGCTATGGAATCCATGTACCAATAGCGGCGCAAAAAGATATTGCGTTTTTCGGTGTTCTGCGAAGCAAGAAATTTGTTGATTACATCCGCAAAAACCAAATCATCAATCCGACACTCACAGTCATCGGGAGATGGAATACATTGCTCCATTTC
Above is a window of Oscillospiraceae bacterium NTUH-002-81 DNA encoding:
- a CDS encoding DUF3847 domain-containing protein, which translates into the protein MPKKQPTTIEECNAELERTQKLLQQYENRNKMLNRKLSAEKRKERNHRIFLFGGFMESIVPELKTMTEDEGKDFLYHIAKSMEAQEYLKKRAEGMEAG